Proteins found in one Quercus robur chromosome 2, dhQueRobu3.1, whole genome shotgun sequence genomic segment:
- the LOC126715888 gene encoding membralin-like protein At1g60995, with the protein MDPEQTFIRVQERFSQMVRPKLRAVLEYLYLFIAITLFCILVVMHANYVQQPGCSSELSGPEMTEAQLIQIKITSAGLWSHNESESNAIDVPDLNTVTNKLENANVDGDGLTFLAAKFWLNWVGSGTRRSKLAWKFWKTDTELLEHQAETSMSCQSSKPTVDDTVIKIDKEERRSFPLSARETFKAAVFHFGKKWYKRLLFIWRHAVQLIRSFWKLWNLAGINLNIDIPKWLRILHLDRLNSYAVHSLEKRIKAFEPTYIYTMEKGYFLLPEEARSRHNIRTVNISISARHSCFGNRWQQLLINRIVGYDTILMNSLLTSTGQGYLYNYQTKEFYNLSYAQLLPEGPAGFGDYLVTKCGVLMMSLFVFFTTTMSVSFTLRETQTRMLKFTVQLQHHARHRLPTFQLIFVHVIESLVFVPIMIGILFFLFEFYDDQLLAFMVLILVWLSELFTLISVRTPISMKFFPRFFLLYFLVFHIYFFSYAYGFSYLALSTTAAFMQHLILYFWNRFEVPALQRFMQHRRSQLQQPPDFHITSSTILASTLHITRLNTRNPGPVNTDLTTGTGLRPGSNPAMPATGEMDISGLQEQSESENRAENPLQQADNGPNPGAMNAFSSLLLWILGGASSEGLNSFLSMFRDVREQGQVYAENRANQNVR; encoded by the exons ATGGATCCAGAGCAAACGTTCATACGGGTGCAAGAGCGGTTCTCACAGATGGTGAGACCCAAACTGAGAGCTGTTTTGGAGTACTTGTACCTCTTCATCGCCATCACTTTGTTCTGTATCCTTGTTGTTATGCACGCCAATTACGTTCAACAG CCTGGCTGTTCTAGTGAGCTCTCTGGACCTGAAATGACAGAAGCACAACTCATCCAAATTAAG ATAACTAGTGCAGGGTTGTGGTCGCACAATGAGTCTGAATCTAATGCGATTGATGTTCCTGATTTGAATACCGTGACGAATAAATTGGAAAATGCAAATGTGGATGGAGATGGATTGACATTTTTGGCTGcaaaattttggttaaattggGTTGGTTCTGGTACTAGAAGGAGCAAACTAGCCTGGAAGTTCTGGAAGACTGACACCGAGCTTCTTGAGCATCAAGCAGAAACTTCAATGAGTTGTCAAAGCTCTAAGCCAACAGTAGATGACACAGTCATCAAAATTGATAAAGAGGAGCGGCGTAGTTTCCCTTTATCTGCCAGAGAGACATTTAAAGCAGCAGTATTTCATTTTGGCAAAAAGTGGTACAAGCGTCTGTTATTTATTTGGCGACATGCAGTGCAGCTCATTAGAAGTTTCTGGAAGTTGTGG AATCTTGCAggtataaatttaaatattgataTTCCCAAGTGGTTGCGTATACTTCATTTGGACAGGCTTAACTCATATGCAG TGCATTCACTTGAGAAGAGAATCAAAGCATTTGAgccaacatatatatacactatgGAAAAG GGATATTTTTTGCTACCTGAAGAAGCAAGGTCTCGCCATAATATTCGTACCGTTAACATTAGCATATCAGCTCGACATTCCTGTTTTGGTAACAG GTGGCAGCAACTCCTCATTAACAGAATCGTTGGATATGATACTATTTTGATGAATAGTTTATTGACTTCTACTGGTCAAG GTTATCTGTACAATTATCAAACAAAGGAGTTTTATAATCTTAGTTATGCACAATTACTCCCAGAAGGTCCTGCAGGATTTGGAG ACTACCTTGTGACCAAGTGTGGTGTACTTATGATGTCGCTATTTGTGTTCTTTACTACCACAATGTCAGTTTCATTTACATTGAGAGAGACACAGACCCGCATGCTGAAGTTTACAG TGCAGCTTCAACACCATGCTCGACATCGGCTTCCAACATTTCAATTGATCTTTGTGCATGTAATCGAATCACTCGTCTTTGTACCG ATTATGAttggtattttgttttttctgttcGAGTTTTATGATGATCAGCTGTTGGCTTTCATGGTTTTAATTCTTGTCTGGTTGAGTGAACTGTTTACCCTAATcag CGTCCGGACACCAATATCAATGAAGTTCTTTCCTCGCTTCTTTTTGCTCTACTTTCTggtttttcacatttatttcttttcctatgCTTATG GTTTTTCATATTTGGCTCTCTCTACAACAGCAGCATTTATGCAGCACCTAATCCTCTACTTCTGGAACCGTTTTGAG GTCCCTGCTTTACAAAGGTTTATGCAGCACCGTCGATCACAGCTTCAGCAGCCCCCGGATTTCCACATTACCTCCTCAACCATCCTTGCGTCGACTTTACACATCACAAGATTGAATACAAGGAATCCTGGTCCAGTTAACACGGACCTGACAACTGGGACTGGGTTGAGACCTGGGTCCAACCCAGCAATGCCAGCAACTGGAGAAATGGACATATCCGGGCTTCAGGAACAATCAGAAAGTGAAAACAGAGCAGAGAACCCTCTTCAGCAGGCAGATAATGGTCCCAACCCTGGGGCAATGAATGCATTCAGTTCGCTTTTGTTATGGATCTTAGGAGGGGCCTCTTCTGAAGGCCTCAACTCATTCCTTTCCATGTTCAGAGATGTGAGAGAGCAAGGACAAGTTTATGCTGAAAACCGCGCCAATCAGAATGTGCGATAA
- the LOC126715889 gene encoding putative transferase At1g60990, chloroplastic — translation MATTVTLPSMIIPRSWNSNLSSPHQNGPFWTKKTPSISITLSLFLSSTKIRRSSSRSSSTTLPAALPFDLSPPPIDHDFLDALTLSGTKVSDDGIVETFDNDDEALDAVDNGVVVVDLSHYGRIRVSGEDRIQFLHNQSTADFECLHKGQGCDTVFVTPTARTIDLSHAWIMKNAVLLVVSPVTCQSITEMLNKYIFPADKVEIQDITKQTSLFVLVGPRSNQVMDGLNLGDLVGQPYGTHRHFSVNGMPVTVGVGNIISEEGFSLLLTPAAAESVWKTILSLGAIPMGSNAWEKLRVLQGRPTPQKELTNEFNVLEAHLWNSISLNKGCYKGQETISRLVTYDGVKQRLWGIRLSAPAEPGSPITINGKKVGKITSYASGRKESEHFGLGYIKRQAASEGDTVIVGDDITGTVVEVPFLAQQCPPSRGSSS, via the exons ATGGCAACAACAGTAACTCTCCCATCGATGATTATTCCTCGGAGTTGGAATTCGAACCTTTCTTCTCCACACCAAAACGGACCGTTTTGGACCAAGAAAACACCCTCGATTtctatcactctctctctctttctctcatccaCAAAAATTAGAAGAAGCAGCAGCAGAAGCTCTTCTACTACCTTGCCTGCTGCCTTGCCCTTCGATCTCTCTCCTCCTCCAATCGATCACGACTTCCTC GATGCTCTGACACTTTCAGGTACAAAGGTTTCGgatgatgggattgttgaaacATTTGACAATGATGATGAAGCATTAGATGCGGTTGATAATGGGGTTGTG GTTGTGGACCTTTCACATTATGGCCGGATAAGAG TTAGTGGAGAAGACCGTATCCAGTTTCTTCACAACCAAAGCACTGCAGATTTTGAATGTCTTCACAAAGGACAG GGATGTGACACTGTTTTTGTTACACCAACAGCTCGGACAATTGATCTTTCACATGCGTGGATCATG AAAAATGCAGTTTTATTAGTAGTTTCACCAGTGACGTGTCAAAGTATAACTGAAATGCTGAACAA GTACATATTTCCCGCTGACAAGGTCGAGATTCAAGACATCACCAAGCAAACTAGCTTATTTGTTTTGGTGGGACCCAGAAGCAATCAA GTAATGGATGGGTTGAACCTTGGTGATCTTGTTGGACAACCTTACGGCACACATCGACATTTTAGT GTAAATGGAATGCCGGTTACTGTAGGGGTGGGAAATATCATTTCCGAAGAAGGTTTTTCTCTGTTGTTGACACCAGCTGCTGCTGAATCAGTCTGGAAAACCATTCTTTCTCTGGGTGCTATCCCAATGGGATCTAATGCGTGGGAAAAACTAAGGGTTCTTCAAG GTAGGCCGACTCCTCAAAAGGAACTTACTAATGAATTTAATGTCCTGGAGGCTCATCTCTGGAATTCCATCTCTCTGAACAAGG GGTGTTACAAGGGACAGGAGACTATATCTAGACTTGTAACATATGATGGAGTCAAGCAGAGACTCTGGGGAATTCGTCTATCAGCACCAGCAGAACCTGGCAGCCCCATCACAATTAATGGGAAAAAG GTGGGAAAGATAACAAGTTATGCATCTGGAAGAAAAGAATCTGAGCATTTTGGTTTAGGCTATATCAAGAGGCAAGCTGCTTCAGAAGGAGACACTGTAATCGTTGGAGACGACATCACAGGGACAGTGGTGGAAGTTCCTTTTCTTGCACAGCAATGCCCACCATCACGTGGTTCAAGTTCTTGA